In one Natronospira bacteriovora genomic region, the following are encoded:
- a CDS encoding LysR family transcriptional regulator translates to MARSGRQNRLTQLRGFCVTAQTGSISAAAERLDLSQPSVSMQIQALERDFGVMLFERRGPRIKLTPEGENLLEIALPIVEGMDTLPETFAARCGNPAHGDLDIAAGESTLLYLLPPFVEQFAREYPAVQFRLHNVTGRDGLSMLRADEADFAVGSMIDVPDDISYRPVFRYQPMLITAPEHPLARQSEVTLEDISRHGLILPPRHLSTWRMVKSVFDQHELEYQVRLEAGGWEVIKKYVEMNLGISIVTNICLDGSEKLHARPMGDYFRDRSYGVVTRRGKFLSPQAKAFIRLMDDDFFHGSTRAERVTQEPTR, encoded by the coding sequence GTGGCCCGCAGCGGACGTCAGAATCGTCTCACCCAGCTTCGCGGTTTCTGTGTAACGGCACAGACCGGCAGCATCAGCGCCGCGGCGGAACGCCTGGACTTGAGCCAGCCGTCGGTTTCCATGCAGATCCAGGCCCTGGAGCGGGATTTTGGCGTGATGCTGTTCGAACGCCGTGGCCCGCGCATCAAGCTGACCCCGGAAGGCGAGAATCTGCTGGAGATCGCCCTGCCCATCGTGGAGGGCATGGACACCCTGCCCGAGACCTTTGCCGCCCGCTGCGGCAACCCGGCCCACGGGGATCTGGACATCGCCGCAGGCGAATCCACCCTGCTCTACCTGCTGCCGCCCTTTGTCGAGCAATTTGCCCGCGAGTACCCGGCGGTTCAGTTCCGCCTCCACAACGTGACCGGCCGGGACGGCCTGAGCATGCTGCGCGCCGACGAGGCGGATTTCGCGGTGGGATCCATGATCGATGTTCCCGATGACATCAGCTACCGACCTGTATTTCGCTACCAGCCCATGCTGATCACGGCGCCTGAGCACCCTTTGGCCCGGCAGTCGGAAGTCACCCTGGAAGACATCAGCCGGCACGGCCTGATTCTCCCGCCACGGCATTTGAGTACCTGGCGCATGGTCAAGTCGGTCTTCGATCAGCACGAGCTGGAATATCAGGTACGGCTGGAGGCCGGTGGTTGGGAAGTGATCAAGAAATACGTTGAAATGAATCTCGGCATCTCCATCGTCACCAACATCTGCCTGGATGGCAGCGAGAAACTGCATGCGCGCCCCATGGGCGACTATTTCCGGGATCGCAGCTATGGTGTGGTAACGCGACGGGGGAAGTTTCTCTCCCCGCAGGCCAAGGCATTCATCCGCCTGATGGACGATGACTTCTTCCATGGCAGCACCCGTGCGGAACGTGTCACACAGGAGCCGACAAGGTGA
- the rssA gene encoding patatin-like phospholipase RssA, with amino-acid sequence MNRDVRIGLALGSGSARGWAHIGVLRALEELGIQVDVVAGSSIGALVGAAYRTGSLDELEEWVTALDRMDIFRLLDARLRGGGFMRGDKLMRAIERRVGDHQIESLDKAFGAVATDLNSGREIWLRKGSILEAVRASIALPGLFSPVQRGERWLLDGGLVNPVPVSLCRAMGADVIIAVNLNGDIVGRNFDNRPQATGDKVSETQTEDGDDSEDRHHEAHLFKRLASTLRSGLSVRLDQLIASATRRGDDGGPGLFDVMAGSINVVQDRITRSRMAGDPPDVLIAPRLAHIRLMEFDRAEEAIRGGRKAVERVREELEVLRP; translated from the coding sequence GTGAATAGAGACGTCAGGATTGGACTGGCACTGGGAAGCGGTTCGGCCCGCGGCTGGGCCCACATCGGGGTTCTGAGAGCGCTTGAGGAGCTGGGAATCCAGGTCGACGTGGTGGCCGGCAGCAGCATCGGTGCCCTGGTGGGCGCCGCTTATCGTACCGGAAGCCTGGACGAGCTGGAGGAATGGGTCACGGCTCTGGATCGGATGGATATCTTTCGTCTGCTGGATGCCCGGCTTCGAGGCGGCGGTTTCATGCGCGGCGACAAGCTCATGCGCGCCATCGAGCGGCGGGTGGGGGATCATCAGATCGAGTCACTGGACAAGGCTTTCGGTGCCGTGGCCACGGACCTCAACTCGGGACGGGAGATATGGTTGCGCAAGGGATCGATTCTGGAGGCGGTGCGCGCCTCCATTGCCCTGCCCGGCCTGTTCTCACCGGTTCAGCGTGGTGAGCGCTGGCTGCTGGATGGCGGCCTCGTCAATCCGGTTCCTGTCTCCCTGTGCCGGGCCATGGGTGCGGATGTGATCATTGCGGTGAATCTGAACGGCGACATCGTCGGGCGAAATTTCGACAACCGCCCTCAAGCGACAGGTGACAAGGTGTCCGAAACGCAGACCGAGGATGGTGATGATTCCGAAGACCGTCATCATGAAGCGCATTTGTTCAAGCGCCTGGCGAGCACCCTGCGCAGTGGCCTCAGCGTGCGTCTGGATCAGCTCATTGCGTCCGCCACGCGACGGGGTGACGATGGCGGGCCCGGCCTGTTCGACGTCATGGCCGGGTCCATCAATGTGGTTCAGGATCGCATCACCCGCAGCCGCATGGCGGGTGATCCGCCGGATGTGCTGATTGCCCCGCGATTGGCCCATATCCGGCTGATGGAATTCGACCGGGCCGAGGAAGCCATACGCGGTGGCCGGAAGGCGGTCGAGCGGGTTCGGGAAGAACTGGAAGTACTCCGGCCATAG
- a CDS encoding class II 3-deoxy-7-phosphoheptulonate synthase, giving the protein MNHQKNNDWSPESWQRKAAGQQPLYRDPEQVDSVVARLNRLPQLVTHGEIEALKQQLAEASRGERFLLQGGDCAESFDDCTAENIANKLKILLQMSLVLVTGMRKRITRVGRIAGQYAKPRSADTETRDGVTLPSYRGDLINRSPFTAEDREPDPELMLRGYERAALTLNHIRALVDGGFADLHHPENWDLDFVRSSAMKQEYRRIVDSVLDSLQFMETIAGGRVSGSGRVDFFTSHEALQLHYEQAQTHRVRANGRWYNMSTHFPWIGMRTAELDGAHIEYFRGIANPIAVKVGPGMSPETLKELVRVLNPDNEAGRLTLIHRLGASRIKELLPPMIEAVQSTGRSVLWTCDPMHGNTETTQSGIKTRRVENVFSELEQAFHLHEANDSHLGGVHIELTGENVTECLGGASGLTEQDLEKAYRSQVDPRLNYDQALELAMRVAGYRLRESDHRVA; this is encoded by the coding sequence ATGAACCATCAAAAGAACAATGACTGGAGCCCGGAAAGCTGGCAGCGCAAGGCAGCGGGCCAGCAGCCCCTCTATCGTGACCCCGAACAGGTGGACTCGGTGGTGGCCCGCCTCAACCGCCTGCCCCAGCTGGTGACCCACGGCGAGATTGAAGCGCTCAAGCAGCAGCTGGCCGAGGCGTCCCGGGGGGAGCGCTTCCTCCTGCAAGGTGGCGATTGCGCCGAGAGCTTCGACGACTGCACTGCCGAAAACATTGCCAACAAGCTCAAGATCCTGCTCCAGATGAGCCTGGTGCTGGTGACCGGCATGCGCAAGCGGATTACCCGTGTGGGCCGCATCGCCGGGCAGTACGCCAAACCCCGTTCAGCCGACACCGAAACCCGCGACGGCGTGACGCTGCCGAGCTACCGGGGCGATCTCATCAACCGTTCCCCGTTCACGGCGGAAGACCGCGAGCCGGATCCGGAGCTGATGCTGCGGGGCTACGAGCGCGCCGCGCTGACCCTGAACCACATCCGCGCCCTGGTGGACGGCGGTTTTGCCGACCTGCATCACCCGGAAAACTGGGATCTGGATTTCGTCCGCAGCTCGGCCATGAAGCAGGAATACCGGCGCATCGTCGATTCGGTACTCGATTCCCTGCAATTCATGGAAACCATTGCCGGCGGCCGGGTATCCGGCAGCGGCCGGGTGGATTTCTTCACCAGCCACGAGGCCCTGCAGCTGCATTATGAGCAGGCTCAGACCCATCGGGTACGGGCCAACGGGCGCTGGTACAACATGTCGACCCATTTCCCCTGGATCGGCATGCGCACGGCGGAGCTGGACGGGGCGCACATCGAGTATTTTCGCGGCATCGCCAATCCCATTGCCGTGAAGGTCGGGCCGGGCATGTCGCCGGAGACCCTGAAGGAGCTGGTGCGGGTGTTGAACCCGGACAATGAGGCGGGCAGGCTGACGCTGATCCACCGCCTGGGTGCCAGCCGCATCAAGGAGCTGCTGCCGCCCATGATCGAGGCCGTCCAGAGCACGGGCCGCAGCGTTCTGTGGACCTGCGACCCCATGCACGGCAACACCGAAACTACTCAATCCGGCATCAAGACCCGGCGGGTGGAGAATGTGTTCTCGGAACTGGAGCAGGCCTTCCACCTGCACGAGGCCAATGACAGCCACCTGGGTGGTGTCCACATCGAGCTGACCGGGGAGAATGTCACCGAATGCCTCGGTGGCGCCAGCGGCCTGACCGAGCAGGATCTGGAAAAGGCCTACCGCTCCCAGGTGGATCCGCGCCTCAACTACGATCAGGCGCTGGAGCTCGCCATGCGCGTGGCCGGATACCGGCTGCGGGAGAGCGATCACCGGGTCGCCTGA
- the amaB gene encoding L-piperidine-6-carboxylate dehydrogenase, with protein MSKLDPKSILAAFGLEAENAGTYAAKSGWLEDKNARFLESYNPATGELLGKVRVTTEAEYETVITEAKELFLEWRKIPAPQRGEAVRLMGEALRARKDELGSLVSLEMGKIKQEGDGEVQEMIDIADFAVGQSRMLYGMTTHSERPDHRLFEQWHPLGLVGVITAFNFPVAVWSWNTFISAVCGNTNVWKGSPKTPLISVAVQKLCNEVLEKNGFPAIFTLFTDDTNELAKRFVEDERVNLLSFTGSSEVAKKVAPTVASRLGRYLIEAGGNNAIIVDETANLDMAIPAIAFGAVGTAGQRCTSTRRVIAHESIVDELTEKLVGAYKTVRIGNPLAADTLMGPLADETAVKNYEAAIETIKGEKDAEILCGGKRIDGDGHFVEPTIVKARNDMAIVQAETFAPILYIMSYKTLDEAIEMQNGVPQGLSSAIFTDKLQNAERYLSCEGSDCGISNVNIGTSGAEIGGAFGGEKDTGGGRESGSDAWKQYMRRQTNTVNYGTELPLAQGIKFDLG; from the coding sequence ATGAGCAAGCTTGATCCCAAATCCATTCTGGCGGCCTTCGGCCTTGAGGCCGAGAACGCCGGCACCTATGCCGCCAAGTCGGGCTGGCTGGAAGACAAGAACGCCCGTTTCCTCGAGTCCTACAACCCGGCCACCGGCGAACTGCTCGGCAAGGTGCGTGTGACCACGGAAGCCGAGTACGAGACCGTGATCACCGAAGCCAAGGAACTGTTCCTGGAATGGCGCAAGATTCCCGCCCCCCAGCGCGGCGAAGCCGTTCGCCTGATGGGTGAAGCCCTGCGTGCCCGCAAGGACGAGCTGGGCAGCCTGGTCTCCCTGGAAATGGGCAAGATCAAGCAGGAAGGTGACGGTGAAGTCCAGGAAATGATCGACATTGCCGATTTCGCCGTCGGCCAGTCGCGCATGCTCTACGGCATGACCACCCACTCCGAGCGCCCGGATCACCGCCTCTTCGAGCAGTGGCATCCCCTGGGCCTGGTGGGCGTGATCACCGCCTTCAACTTCCCGGTGGCGGTGTGGTCCTGGAACACCTTCATCTCCGCGGTCTGCGGCAACACCAATGTCTGGAAGGGTTCCCCCAAGACGCCACTGATTTCCGTGGCCGTGCAGAAGCTCTGCAATGAAGTGCTGGAAAAGAACGGCTTCCCGGCCATCTTCACCCTGTTCACCGACGACACCAACGAACTGGCCAAGCGTTTCGTGGAAGACGAGCGGGTCAACCTGCTTTCCTTCACCGGTTCCAGTGAAGTCGCCAAGAAGGTGGCCCCCACCGTGGCCAGCCGCCTGGGACGCTATTTGATCGAGGCCGGTGGCAACAACGCCATCATCGTGGACGAAACCGCCAATCTCGACATGGCCATTCCCGCCATCGCCTTCGGCGCCGTGGGTACTGCCGGCCAGCGTTGCACCTCCACCCGCCGCGTCATCGCCCACGAGAGCATCGTGGACGAGCTGACCGAGAAGCTGGTGGGCGCCTACAAGACCGTGCGCATCGGCAACCCACTGGCTGCCGACACCCTGATGGGCCCGCTGGCCGATGAGACGGCCGTGAAGAACTATGAAGCGGCCATCGAGACCATCAAGGGCGAGAAGGATGCCGAGATTCTGTGTGGCGGCAAGCGCATCGACGGTGACGGTCATTTCGTTGAGCCCACCATCGTCAAGGCGCGCAATGACATGGCCATCGTGCAGGCCGAAACCTTTGCGCCGATTCTCTACATCATGTCCTACAAGACCCTGGACGAGGCCATCGAGATGCAGAACGGCGTGCCCCAGGGCCTGTCGTCCGCCATCTTCACCGACAAGCTTCAGAATGCCGAGCGCTACCTCTCCTGCGAAGGTAGTGACTGCGGTATCTCCAACGTCAATATCGGCACCTCCGGCGCCGAAATCGGCGGCGCCTTCGGTGGCGAGAAAGACACCGGCGGCGGCCGGGAATCCGGCTCTGACGCCTGGAAGCAGTACATGCGCCGTCAGACCAACACGGTCAACTACGGCACCGAACTGCCGCTGGCCCAGGGCATCAAGTTCGACCTGGGTTGA